DNA sequence from the Candidatus Poribacteria bacterium genome:
TTTATTTTTACTTCATCTCGGCGGATTGGTTCGCCATTGAACGATACGCCTATCTGTTTGTCAATACTTCTGCGATTGAAAGTACATCTTGGGCGATTTCTGCCAAACGTTTCTTCCGATCCATTGCCATTTTCTGTAACGTTCGATACGCTTCCGCTTCCGTACAGTCTCGCTGTTCCATAATGATGCCCTTGGCGCGTTCAATAACCTTGCGTTCGGCGAGGCTCGTTTTTGTTTTTTCTAGTTCTTGCGCGAGCGCTTGGAACTCACGAAAACGGGCAATGGCAGCCTCAATGATTGGCTGAATGCGTTCGGGACTAAGGCCATTGACCACGTATGCTGAAACTCCTGCTTGAGTCGCTGCCCGAATGGTTTCTGAACGATTGTCCCGTGTAAACATGACAATTGGCACCGACTGTTGCTGGCTAATCGTTGCAACATCAGCTAGCATATCCTGTCCCGGTGCATCTGCGCCAATAAGAATAATATCGGGTTTTACTGTTTCCGCCTGTGGAAGCAGATCTCCAACCGATGAGGTATGGGCCGCTACGGTATACTCGCTTACTTCCAACGCTTGAACTAGCATATTCGCTCGTTCCGTATCGTCATCAAAAATTAGGATGCGTGATGGAGAAGCTGTGTTGCTCATTTTCGAACCTTCTATATTGTCCATTTGAAGCAACATTTCAGTTAAAAAAAGCGTCCATCTGTAGGAGCACGCCCCTATCAAATGGACGCCTTTGTCCACAAGGAGGAATTGATGAATTGTTGTATCTGTGCAAGCGTCTAGGTATAGCCTCTACCTGAACGCTTACCTATCTCCTAGTTAATGGAGGAGATTGTAAAGTCTGGATACGCGCTGGAACCGTGCTCGGCGTAATCCAATCCTTCCAACTCTTCTTCTTCACTAGCGCGCAATCCGACAATCGCTTTGATGCCGTAAAACAGGATAAAGCCTGCTACCATGCACCACGCGAAAACAGCAATGACGCCAATAAATTGGGCACCAAAGAACTTGAAAGCTGCGCCTTTATCCGCTGCGTAGAGAATCCCTTGTTCAGTATGGAACAAGCCAAGCAAGAGCGTTCCTAAAGCGCCGCAAACGCCGTGTACAGAAATCGCACCAACCGGGTCGTCGATCCTCAGGTTTTCAATTATCAGTACCGAGAATACGACCACAACACCTGCGATTGCGCCAATAATTACTGCTGCCGCTGGTGTAACAAAAGCACACGGTGCAGTAATAGCAACGAGTCCGGCAAGTGCGCCGTTGAGTGCCATACCAGCATCGGGCTTCTTGAGTTTGAACCAAGCGGTTATCATGGCTAAAATTGCGCCCGCTGCGGCAGCAAGGTTTGTCGTTACAGCGATTAATGCAATGGGTTTTGCATCAGCCGCCATCTGGCTACCCGGATTAAATCCGAACCAGCCAAGCCATAGGATAAACACACCGAGTGCCGCCAACGG
Encoded proteins:
- a CDS encoding ANTAR domain-containing protein, whose translation is MSNTASPSRILIFDDDTERANMLVQALEVSEYTVAAHTSSVGDLLPQAETVKPDIILIGADAPGQDMLADVATISQQQSVPIVMFTRDNRSETIRAATQAGVSAYVVNGLSPERIQPIIEAAIARFREFQALAQELEKTKTSLAERKVIERAKGIIMEQRDCTEAEAYRTLQKMAMDRKKRLAEIAQDVLSIAEVLTNR